A single region of the Deltaproteobacteria bacterium genome encodes:
- a CDS encoding MerR family transcriptional regulator encodes MQTISQLARRFGLSRSTLLHYSRIGLLRPARRTAAGYRLYGEADMRRLEAICRYREAGLGLREIQQLLDGGSGRTVELLERRLEELNGEIAALREQQRLVVALLKNPSRLGSARALDKAAWVALLRSTGLSEEDMRRWHVEFERLSPLGHQDFLESLGIPAPEIDAIRGWSRAARAGG; translated from the coding sequence ATGCAGACCATCAGCCAGCTCGCGCGGCGCTTCGGCCTCTCCCGGAGCACCCTGCTCCATTATAGCCGCATAGGCCTCCTGCGTCCGGCGCGACGCACCGCCGCGGGTTATCGGCTCTACGGAGAGGCCGATATGCGGCGGCTGGAGGCGATATGCCGCTATCGGGAGGCGGGGCTCGGGCTGCGCGAAATCCAGCAACTGCTCGACGGCGGAAGCGGCCGCACCGTCGAGCTCCTGGAGCGGCGGCTGGAGGAGCTGAACGGCGAGATCGCCGCGCTTCGCGAGCAGCAGCGGCTCGTCGTGGCGCTGCTGAAGAACCCGAGCCGGCTCGGGAGCGCGCGGGCCCTGGACAAGGCGGCGTGGGTCGCGCTCCTGCGCTCTACCGGCCTCTCCGAGGAGGATATGCGGCGCTGGCACGTCGAGTTCGAGCGCCTCTCCCCCCTCGGACACCAGGACTTCCTCGAGTCGCTGGGCATCCCCGCCCCGGAGATCGACGCCATTCGAGGCTGGTCGCGGGCGGCGCGGGCTGGCGGGTAG
- a CDS encoding HlyD family efflux transporter periplasmic adaptor subunit, whose product MTTRAEPQVEPAGSLPRAETIEQHRRGHRRKLQRAVRLVLLAALVGGLAAALAVAWRPAPVPVDLAGLRRGVLELVVEEEGQTRVKDRYAVTAPLTGNLMRLELRVGDRVKKGQILARMVPLPPPLLDARTRAEAQARFGAAHASQRQALSAVSRAQLALHDARREAERQRQLAARGATVAQAVERAELELRARAEELTSAQFGFHVAEHQVQMARVALTRLRGGAPAEEQLGVTSPSDGRVLRVFQQGGGVVQLGTPVLELGDASGLEVVAALLTSDAVRIPPGAAVRIERWGGEAALRAHLRLIEPSAFTRLSALGVEAQRVNAVIDFDEPLATLAPLGDGYRVEARIRIQRLADALVAPAGAVFRRSGEWMAFVLDAGRAHLRPVRVGARSGLEVQVLSGLRLGERVVVYPSDRVADGVRVAER is encoded by the coding sequence ATGACCACACGAGCCGAACCTCAGGTGGAACCAGCGGGGTCGCTCCCGCGCGCCGAGACCATCGAGCAGCACCGCCGGGGACACCGCCGGAAGCTGCAGCGCGCGGTACGGCTGGTGCTGCTCGCCGCGCTCGTGGGCGGGCTCGCGGCGGCTCTGGCCGTGGCGTGGCGGCCGGCGCCCGTCCCGGTGGACCTCGCGGGGCTCCGGCGCGGCGTGCTCGAGCTCGTGGTCGAGGAGGAAGGACAGACGCGGGTCAAGGACCGCTACGCGGTCACCGCGCCGCTGACCGGCAACCTGATGCGCCTCGAGCTGCGCGTGGGCGACCGCGTGAAGAAGGGGCAGATCCTGGCCCGCATGGTGCCGCTCCCTCCGCCGCTCCTCGACGCCCGCACGCGGGCCGAGGCGCAGGCGCGCTTCGGCGCGGCGCACGCCAGTCAGCGCCAGGCGCTCTCCGCCGTCTCGCGCGCGCAGCTCGCACTGCACGACGCCCGCCGCGAGGCCGAGCGACAGCGCCAGCTCGCCGCCCGCGGCGCGACGGTCGCGCAGGCCGTGGAGCGAGCCGAGCTCGAGCTCCGAGCGCGCGCCGAGGAGCTCACCTCGGCGCAGTTCGGCTTCCACGTCGCCGAGCACCAGGTCCAGATGGCGCGCGTGGCCCTCACGCGGCTGCGGGGCGGCGCCCCGGCCGAGGAGCAGCTCGGCGTGACCTCGCCGAGCGACGGTCGCGTGCTGCGCGTCTTCCAGCAGGGGGGCGGGGTGGTGCAGCTCGGCACCCCGGTCCTCGAGCTCGGCGACGCGTCGGGGCTCGAGGTCGTGGCCGCGCTCCTCACGAGCGACGCCGTGCGCATCCCGCCGGGCGCCGCGGTGCGGATCGAGCGCTGGGGGGGAGAGGCCGCGCTCCGAGCGCACCTCCGGCTCATCGAGCCCTCGGCCTTCACGCGCCTCTCGGCCCTCGGCGTCGAGGCGCAGCGGGTGAACGCGGTGATCGACTTCGACGAGCCGCTCGCCACGCTCGCCCCCCTCGGGGACGGCTACCGCGTCGAGGCGCGCATCCGCATCCAGCGCCTCGCGGACGCGCTCGTGGCCCCCGCGGGCGCGGTCTTTCGCAGAAGCGGCGAGTGGATGGCCTTCGTCCTCGATGCGGGGCGCGCGCACCTGCGCCCGGTGCGCGTCGGCGCGCGCAGTGGCCTCGAGGTGCAGGTGCTCTCGGGCCTACGCCTCGGCGAGCGGGTGGTGGTCTACCCGAGCGATCGGGTGGCCGATGGGGTGCGGGTGGCGGAGCGGTGA
- a CDS encoding ABC transporter permease yields the protein MVSALDRKLLRDLLALKGQVLTIALVVACGVASYITTRGTYASIETAQTTYYERYRFADLFASAERVPEAEARRIESIPGVAEVYPRIVQSVSLPLPAPTELASARLISLPASGPAPLCGIYLRRGRLPEPGQPDEVLVHESFAKAHALGPGDRLPAILNGKRRSLRVVGVALSPEYVFALSGGDAFPDDKRFAVLWMDRAQLGPAFRMEGAFNDLVVRLQPGASPRAVVAALDRQLEPYGGRGAYAREQQLSHRFVTGELTQLRTFATVTPVIFLGVAAFLLNLVLARLVSLQRTQIATLKAIGYGGRQVGLHYLKLVVLVVAGGTLLGIGLGAYLGQGMTDLYQRYFRFPNLSFALDGGLVATAALAAFAAALLGGLGTARRVMRLPPAEAMQPPAPASYRTSWLERAGLFSWLGPAGKMILRELTRRPLRTALSALGIALAIGILVVGRFMYDAVEDFMDLQFSLAQRDDLTVTFLRPQPRRSLGELAQLPGVQRVEGLRAVPVRFHVGHRHRESVLLGYGPEVTLRQVVEFPARVVPLPNEGVVLTRKLAAVLGVGVGGTVLAELREGDRRTKPLIVSGLTEEPLGLQGHLRLAALERLLGEQGQLSAALLTVDPERVRAVDERLKRFPAVGSVLRRQALIDRVRQQMAENMGLTTAILTFFAVTIAVGVVYNNARVALSVRSRDLGSLRVLGFSRAEVSALLLGQLATELLLALGPGLLIGTALAHGMMSTVDPEQYRFPTVISARTYAFAVAVVIGAGVVSALLVRRMLDQLDLVAVLKTRE from the coding sequence ATGGTGAGCGCGCTCGACCGCAAGCTCCTGCGCGACCTGCTCGCGCTCAAGGGGCAGGTCCTGACCATCGCGCTCGTCGTGGCCTGCGGCGTGGCCTCGTACATCACGACCCGCGGCACCTACGCGTCGATCGAAACCGCCCAGACGACCTACTACGAGCGCTACCGCTTCGCCGATCTCTTCGCGAGCGCCGAGCGCGTCCCCGAGGCCGAGGCCCGCCGCATCGAGTCCATCCCCGGCGTGGCGGAGGTCTATCCGCGGATCGTGCAGAGCGTCAGCTTGCCCCTCCCCGCCCCGACCGAGCTCGCGAGCGCGCGCCTCATCTCGCTCCCCGCGAGCGGCCCCGCCCCGCTCTGCGGCATCTACCTGCGCCGCGGCCGCCTCCCCGAGCCCGGTCAGCCCGACGAGGTGCTGGTGCACGAGTCCTTCGCGAAGGCCCACGCGCTCGGGCCCGGCGATCGCCTTCCCGCGATCCTGAACGGCAAGCGCCGGAGCCTCCGCGTGGTGGGCGTGGCGCTCTCGCCCGAGTACGTCTTCGCGCTCTCCGGCGGCGACGCCTTCCCCGACGACAAGCGCTTCGCCGTGCTCTGGATGGACCGGGCCCAGCTCGGCCCGGCCTTCCGCATGGAAGGGGCCTTCAACGACCTCGTCGTGCGCCTCCAGCCCGGCGCCTCGCCGCGCGCGGTGGTCGCCGCGCTGGACCGCCAGCTCGAGCCCTACGGCGGCCGCGGCGCCTACGCCCGCGAGCAACAGCTCTCGCACCGCTTCGTCACCGGCGAGCTCACCCAGCTCCGCACCTTCGCCACCGTGACCCCCGTGATCTTCCTCGGCGTCGCCGCGTTCCTCCTGAACCTGGTGCTGGCCCGGCTCGTCTCGCTCCAGCGCACGCAGATCGCCACGCTGAAGGCCATCGGCTACGGGGGCCGCCAGGTCGGCTTGCACTACCTGAAGCTCGTGGTCCTCGTCGTCGCCGGCGGCACGCTCCTCGGCATCGGCCTCGGCGCGTACCTCGGGCAGGGGATGACGGACCTCTATCAGCGGTACTTCCGCTTCCCGAACCTCTCCTTCGCGCTCGACGGCGGCCTCGTGGCCACCGCGGCGCTGGCCGCGTTCGCCGCGGCGCTGCTCGGCGGGCTCGGCACCGCCCGGCGGGTGATGCGCCTCCCTCCCGCCGAGGCGATGCAGCCGCCGGCCCCCGCGAGCTACCGCACCTCCTGGCTGGAACGCGCGGGGCTCTTCTCGTGGCTCGGACCGGCGGGGAAGATGATCCTGCGCGAGCTCACGCGCCGCCCGCTCCGCACCGCGCTCTCGGCTCTCGGCATCGCGCTGGCCATCGGCATCCTGGTCGTAGGGCGCTTCATGTACGACGCGGTCGAGGACTTCATGGACCTCCAGTTCAGCCTCGCGCAGCGCGACGATCTGACGGTCACCTTCCTTCGCCCGCAGCCGAGACGCTCGCTCGGCGAGCTGGCCCAGCTCCCCGGCGTCCAGCGCGTCGAGGGCCTGCGCGCGGTGCCCGTGCGCTTCCACGTCGGACACCGCCACCGCGAGAGCGTGCTCCTCGGCTACGGCCCGGAGGTGACGCTCCGCCAGGTGGTCGAGTTTCCCGCCCGCGTCGTGCCTCTCCCTAACGAGGGAGTGGTGCTCACGCGCAAGCTGGCCGCCGTCCTCGGCGTCGGGGTCGGAGGCACGGTGCTGGCCGAGCTCCGCGAGGGGGACCGCCGCACGAAACCGCTCATCGTGTCCGGCCTCACCGAGGAGCCGCTCGGGCTGCAGGGACACCTGCGCCTGGCGGCCCTCGAGCGCCTCCTCGGCGAGCAGGGGCAGCTATCGGCCGCGCTCCTGACCGTGGACCCGGAGCGCGTGCGCGCGGTGGACGAACGCCTGAAGCGCTTCCCGGCGGTCGGCTCGGTGCTGCGGCGGCAGGCGCTGATCGATCGCGTGCGCCAGCAGATGGCCGAGAACATGGGCCTCACCACCGCGATCCTGACCTTCTTCGCGGTCACCATCGCGGTCGGCGTGGTCTACAACAACGCGCGCGTGGCGCTCTCGGTGCGGAGTCGCGACCTCGGCAGTCTGCGGGTACTCGGCTTCTCGCGCGCGGAGGTCTCGGCGCTGCTGCTCGGCCAGCTCGCGACGGAGCTGCTCCTCGCGCTCGGGCCGGGGCTCCTCATCGGCACCGCCCTCGCGCACGGGATGATGAGCACCGTGGACCCCGAGCAGTATCGCTTCCCGACAGTGATCAGCGCGCGCACCTACGCCTTCGCGGTGGCCGTGGTGATCGGGGCGGGGGTGGTGAGCGCGCTGCTCGTCCGGCGCATGCTGGACCAGCTGGACCTGGTCGCGGTCCTCAAGACGAGGGAGTGA
- a CDS encoding ABC transporter ATP-binding protein: MDGPLRASIRSDDAVAAPPHAVLEARALTKTYVMGEVSVLALRGVDLELYAGELVALVGVSGSGKSTLLNILGGLDVPTSGTVIYRDHDLSAASEAELTRYRREHVGFVFQFYNLIPSLTACENVALVTEIAPDPLAPEEALALVGLADRLDHFPSQLSGGEQQRVAIARAVAKRPDLLLCDEPTGALDFQTGRLVLAAIDQVNRELGTTTAVITHNVPIAAMAHRVLTMADGRLQREERNLARARPEELRW; this comes from the coding sequence ATGGACGGCCCTCTTCGCGCCTCCATCCGCAGCGACGACGCGGTAGCCGCGCCGCCGCACGCCGTCCTCGAGGCGCGAGCCCTCACGAAGACCTACGTCATGGGCGAGGTGTCCGTGCTGGCGCTGCGCGGCGTGGACCTCGAGCTCTACGCCGGCGAGCTCGTGGCGCTCGTCGGTGTCTCCGGCAGCGGGAAATCCACGCTGCTCAACATCCTCGGCGGCCTCGACGTGCCGACGAGCGGCACGGTGATCTATCGCGACCACGATCTTTCGGCCGCGAGCGAGGCCGAGCTCACGCGCTATCGCCGCGAGCACGTGGGCTTCGTCTTTCAGTTCTACAACCTCATCCCGAGCCTCACGGCCTGCGAGAACGTGGCGCTGGTCACGGAGATCGCGCCCGACCCGCTCGCCCCCGAGGAGGCGCTCGCGCTCGTCGGACTCGCCGACCGCCTCGATCATTTCCCGTCGCAGCTCTCGGGCGGCGAACAGCAGCGAGTGGCCATCGCCCGCGCCGTCGCCAAGCGTCCCGACCTCTTGCTCTGCGACGAGCCCACGGGGGCGCTCGACTTCCAGACCGGCCGGCTCGTGCTCGCCGCCATCGACCAGGTGAACCGCGAGCTCGGCACCACCACCGCGGTGATCACGCACAACGTGCCCATCGCCGCCATGGCGCATCGCGTGCTGACCATGGCCGACGGCCGACTCCAGCGCGAGGAACGCAACCTGGCCCGCGCGCGCCCGGAGGAGCTGCGATGGTGA